The Maridesulfovibrio salexigens DSM 2638 region AGCTGGTTGAAGGAAAAACGCAATCCTGAACGTCCTTTCTTCCTTTGGCTCGATTCATTTGATCCTCACGAGCCTTGGGATCCGCCGTCTGTATGGGAAAACAAGCCTTGTCCTTACAACCCGGACTATGAAGGCAATCCGCTGTTGCTTGCTCCCTGGACCGAGATCGATGGGGTTATGACCGAAGAAGAGTGCGAGCATATCCGTGCCCTGTATGCTGAAAAGGTCACCCTTGTTGATAAATGGCTTGGAAAACTTTTCGATTCTCTCAAGGCTCAGGGCCTTTGGGATAATACTATGGTAATCGTCACTTCCGACCACGGTCAGCCTATGGGTAGCGGTGAACACGGTCATGGACTGATGCGTAAGTGCCGTCCCTGGCCTTATGAAGAACTGGTTCATGTTCCCCTGCTGGTTCACGCTCCGGGTATGGAAGGCGGTAAGCGGATTGAGTCTTTTGTTCAGAACGTTGACATCACTGCCACTGTTCTTGACGGTCTGGGGCTCGGAACAGATGCTGTTGATGAGACCGGACATGAAGGTATCTCCACCTATGATGCTGATGATATGCACGGTATCAGCCTGCTGCCCGTTATGCGTGGCGAAACAGATACTGTCCGTGATTTTGCCATCGCCGGATACTACGGCATGTCATGGTCCATCGTTGATCATGATTACAGCTACATCCACTGGTTGCAAAAGGAGATAGACACCGACTCCATGAACAAGGTATTTTATGACGGTTCGGGGTCAGGCGGTAATGCCGGTGCGCAGTCAGCAAAACTGGAAATGAAGGAAGACATGTGGACTTGTGTTCCCGGAGCGGAAGTTTCGGTTCCCCAGTCAGATGAGCTTTATGATCGTCGCAAGGATCCTTTCCAGTTGAACAATATCATTGAAAGTAATCCGGAAAAAGCTAAGGAAATGCTCCAGAAGTTGAAACTCTACATAGGGGAGCTGAGAACTTCTTAATGCTTGATCGATTCTAACCCCGGTTCCCTCGCATAGGAGCATATATGTCTACACTTAAGATCGATGAATTCTGGCGAATCAAAGGTAATAGCGATGTCTGGAACAAGGTTATTGACCTTGGTGTCCGTCAGGAATTTAAGAAGGGTGAACATATAATCCTTGCGGGGGAAACGGTAACTGAGCTGCATTATCTTCGATCCGGTTCAGTACGTATGGTGCGTACATCGCTCGAGGGTAACGAGAAGGTTATCATGCATGTTGAGCATCATTCCCTTTTCTGTGAGGTTCCGTTTTTTACCGAAGAACCGATCACCAGCTCTTTTAGCTGCCATGAAGATGCTGTGGTCTATTCTTTTCCAAAGGATACCGTGGACAATATGCTGGCGGCGCATCCTTCAATTGCCAAGGATATTATCCGTACACTTTCCATGAAGGTGAGCGTACTCAGCAACCAGTTGGCATCTCTTGGGCTTGATACCCTTGAGAAGAGGATAGTGAAATTTATTCTGTTGCGTTATAACTCAACTGAACTGGCAGAAAACGATACTATTTCCTTAGGCTCGCTCAGTATGAAAGGGGTTGCGTCCATTCTCGGGGTTCACAGAGCCTCGTTGTACAAGGCCCTTAAGTCTCTTGAGAAAGCCGGATATATCAGAATACTGGCTGAAAACAGGTTGCAACTGCTGAATATCGATGCTCTTGCGGCTATCGCATACCATTGATTTTGATTAGCTAATAACCATTTTGATTCAAAGGTGGATACCAATGAGTGAAATTAAAGATATTACCGAACTGGCCTCTGTTGAGCATTTTGGCTCTCTGGATGAGGCTATTGTTATTTTTTATAAGG contains the following coding sequences:
- a CDS encoding sulfatase, which produces MSQDKIKNVLFIMLDTLQFNYLGCYGNKEVKTPHLDKFAEEGFLFENAYSEGLPTIPVRRALLTGRYTLPYGGWRPLTTEDTSITDVLWCREVQTALVYDTPPMRLPKYGYSRGFDYVRFCNGHELDHETFSNVPLKEEFKGEDYLSPNWLKKNEDGEYDDSSKSLIREAECYLKQRQNWNSDADNYASVVISEADSWLKEKRNPERPFFLWLDSFDPHEPWDPPSVWENKPCPYNPDYEGNPLLLAPWTEIDGVMTEEECEHIRALYAEKVTLVDKWLGKLFDSLKAQGLWDNTMVIVTSDHGQPMGSGEHGHGLMRKCRPWPYEELVHVPLLVHAPGMEGGKRIESFVQNVDITATVLDGLGLGTDAVDETGHEGISTYDADDMHGISLLPVMRGETDTVRDFAIAGYYGMSWSIVDHDYSYIHWLQKEIDTDSMNKVFYDGSGSGGNAGAQSAKLEMKEDMWTCVPGAEVSVPQSDELYDRRKDPFQLNNIIESNPEKAKEMLQKLKLYIGELRTS
- a CDS encoding Crp/Fnr family transcriptional regulator, giving the protein MSTLKIDEFWRIKGNSDVWNKVIDLGVRQEFKKGEHIILAGETVTELHYLRSGSVRMVRTSLEGNEKVIMHVEHHSLFCEVPFFTEEPITSSFSCHEDAVVYSFPKDTVDNMLAAHPSIAKDIIRTLSMKVSVLSNQLASLGLDTLEKRIVKFILLRYNSTELAENDTISLGSLSMKGVASILGVHRASLYKALKSLEKAGYIRILAENRLQLLNIDALAAIAYH